Proteins found in one Armatimonadota bacterium genomic segment:
- the fabG gene encoding 3-ketoacyl-ACP reductase, whose product MDGSGNPVTMHPVALITGGTRGIGLGIARCLAQEGYALALNGVRPLDAVADVLQELSALGVPVEYFQADLSQPEQHRQLVQLVRERFGRLNVLVNNAGVAPQVRADILEASEESFERLIRINLQAPYFLTQATARWMIEQKQADADFSACIVFITSISATVASVNRGDYCISKAGLAMAAQLWAVRLAEFDIPVYEVRPGIIRTDMTAPVQERYDRLIAEGLTLQPRWGTPEDVGKAVAMLARGDLPYSTGAVIMVDGGLTVNRL is encoded by the coding sequence ATGGACGGTAGTGGCAATCCAGTAACCATGCATCCGGTCGCACTGATCACGGGCGGCACGCGCGGTATTGGGCTGGGCATCGCACGGTGCCTGGCGCAGGAGGGGTATGCGCTCGCGCTCAACGGCGTGCGCCCGCTCGATGCGGTAGCCGATGTGCTGCAGGAACTAAGCGCGCTGGGCGTGCCCGTCGAGTATTTTCAGGCAGACCTCTCTCAGCCCGAGCAGCATCGCCAGCTGGTGCAACTAGTGCGTGAACGTTTCGGGCGGTTGAACGTGCTGGTGAACAACGCAGGTGTTGCGCCACAGGTGCGGGCGGATATTCTGGAAGCCAGTGAGGAGAGCTTCGAGCGGCTCATCCGTATCAATCTGCAAGCTCCCTACTTCCTCACTCAGGCGACCGCCCGCTGGATGATCGAGCAGAAGCAAGCAGACGCTGACTTCTCCGCCTGCATCGTGTTCATCACCTCCATTTCGGCGACGGTGGCTTCGGTCAATCGGGGAGATTACTGCATCTCCAAAGCGGGGCTGGCGATGGCGGCGCAGCTGTGGGCGGTGCGACTGGCGGAGTTCGACATTCCCGTCTACGAGGTGCGCCCCGGTATCATCCGCACCGACATGACCGCTCCCGTGCAGGAACGCTACGATCGCCTGATCGCCGAAGGCTTGACTCTGCAACCGCGCTGGGGCACGCCGGAGGATGTGGGCAAGGCGGTAGCGATGCTGGCACGCGGCGACCTGCCCTACTCCACCGGCGCGGTTATCATGGTGGACGGTGGACTGACAGTGAATCGGCTGTGA
- the vapC gene encoding ribonuclease VapC gives MRLMVDTNVLVRLRDKNSPQLVECERAIELLIDGEHELYLCTQVLIEFWSVATRPLEANGLGRSVEQAYSDCHLFLDAIPLLEEPPDIAQRWLEVVRRHEVKGKEVHDARLVAFALAYAIPHILTLNPDDFSRYQEVTAITPAKLIEKLAGGE, from the coding sequence ATGAGGCTGATGGTGGACACTAACGTGCTTGTCCGATTGCGCGACAAGAACAGTCCTCAACTTGTAGAATGCGAGCGTGCTATTGAACTGCTCATCGATGGTGAGCACGAACTGTACCTTTGCACGCAAGTGCTCATCGAGTTTTGGAGCGTGGCAACTCGCCCTCTGGAAGCAAACGGCTTGGGACGTAGCGTAGAGCAGGCTTACTCCGATTGCCACCTGTTCCTTGATGCCATACCTCTCCTGGAGGAGCCTCCCGACATCGCTCAGCGGTGGCTGGAGGTGGTACGTCGCCACGAGGTGAAGGGCAAAGAGGTACATGACGCACGACTGGTAGCGTTTGCTCTGGCATACGCTATACCCCACATCCTCACCCTCAACCCCGACGATTTCAGCCGATACCAGGAGGTCACCGCTATTACCCCGGCGAAGCTGATAGAGAAGCTCGCCGGAGGAGAGTAG
- the vapC gene encoding ribonuclease VapC → MNLLVDTSILVRLSDHSSPIRQVCEQAVLLAIEQDYTLALCAQVLIEYWAVSTRPAEANGLGRSIQVTDEDCADYLFVMSLLDEPPDIAHRWLELVRHYEVKGKEVHDARLVAFSVAHGISHILTLNPDDFSRYQEVTAITPAQLVEQLSG, encoded by the coding sequence ATGAACCTGCTTGTAGACACCAGTATTCTGGTGCGCCTCAGTGACCACAGCAGCCCAATCAGACAGGTTTGCGAGCAGGCTGTGCTCCTGGCGATAGAACAAGACTACACTCTGGCTCTATGTGCCCAGGTGCTTATCGAGTACTGGGCAGTCAGCACGCGCCCCGCAGAAGCAAACGGATTGGGACGCTCTATTCAGGTGACTGACGAGGACTGCGCGGATTACCTCTTTGTGATGTCCTTACTCGACGAACCTCCCGATATAGCGCATCGCTGGCTGGAGCTGGTGCGCCACTATGAGGTGAAAGGCAAAGAGGTGCACGACGCGCGGCTGGTAGCTTTCTCCGTAGCACATGGTATCTCCCACATCCTCACCCTCAACCCCGACGATTTCAGCCGATACCAGGAGGTCACCGCTATTACCCCAGCACAGTTGGTGGAGCAGCTGAGCGGTTGA
- a CDS encoding glucuronyl hydrolase, whose protein sequence is MLHIDNNLTPSDLLPAIERMWQLSAAKILAIEETWSPDAGAPVFTVRGRYTSRAWTDWTHGFQFGSALLQFDATGEERFLHIGREGTYRHIPIHITHTGVHDHGFNVVSTYGNLWRLMREGRIPHDENELRLCELAIRCSGAVQATRWTRTADGGGYIYSFNGPHSLFADTMRTLRVLALAHRLGHVLKEEGDRPVSLLERLILHARTTARYTVYYGEGRDIYDVRGRVAHESLFNPKDGSYRCPSTQQGYSPFSTWTRGLAWVMLGFAEQLEFVETLGDAEMEPFGGRKAVQDLLLQPALATCDFYIENTPTDGVPYWDTGAPRLRELGDYLNRPADPFNDHEPVDSSAAAIAAQGLLRLGHWMSVHGSGGEHYWQAGLTVLKRLLQEPYLSTDEAHQGLLLHSVYHRPNGWDHVPEDRRIPCGEASMWGDYHLREACLYVQRVAQGEKYYAFFGNG, encoded by the coding sequence ATGCTCCATATCGATAACAACCTGACCCCTTCTGACCTGTTGCCCGCTATCGAGCGGATGTGGCAGCTGTCAGCGGCGAAGATACTGGCGATAGAGGAGACCTGGTCGCCGGACGCAGGTGCGCCGGTGTTTACAGTGCGGGGACGCTACACCAGCCGCGCCTGGACGGACTGGACACACGGCTTCCAGTTCGGCTCCGCCTTGCTGCAGTTTGATGCCACCGGCGAGGAACGGTTCCTGCACATTGGGCGCGAGGGGACATACCGTCATATCCCTATCCACATCACCCACACGGGCGTGCACGATCATGGCTTCAACGTGGTCAGCACCTACGGCAACCTGTGGCGGCTGATGCGGGAGGGAAGGATCCCCCACGACGAGAATGAACTTCGCCTGTGCGAGCTCGCTATCCGTTGTAGCGGCGCGGTGCAGGCAACCCGCTGGACACGTACCGCCGACGGTGGCGGGTACATCTACTCCTTTAACGGACCGCATTCACTGTTCGCCGACACCATGCGTACCCTGCGCGTGCTCGCTTTAGCACACCGGTTGGGACATGTGCTCAAGGAGGAAGGCGACCGACCGGTTTCGCTACTGGAAAGGCTGATTCTGCACGCGCGCACCACCGCACGCTACACCGTGTACTACGGCGAGGGGCGCGATATTTACGACGTGCGCGGGCGAGTAGCACACGAGAGCCTATTCAACCCCAAGGACGGCAGTTACCGTTGCCCCTCCACCCAGCAGGGTTACTCACCCTTCAGCACATGGACGCGCGGGCTGGCATGGGTGATGCTGGGTTTTGCCGAACAGCTGGAGTTTGTGGAGACGCTGGGTGATGCGGAGATGGAACCCTTTGGCGGTCGCAAAGCGGTGCAGGATCTGCTGCTTCAGCCTGCGCTGGCAACCTGCGATTTCTATATCGAGAACACACCCACCGATGGCGTTCCCTATTGGGATACCGGTGCACCGCGCCTGCGTGAGCTGGGCGACTACTTGAACCGCCCCGCCGACCCCTTCAACGACCACGAACCGGTAGACAGCTCTGCCGCCGCCATCGCCGCGCAGGGACTGCTGAGGCTGGGACACTGGATGTCCGTACACGGAAGCGGAGGCGAACACTACTGGCAAGCTGGCTTGACCGTGCTGAAACGTCTGTTGCAAGAACCCTACCTCAGCACCGATGAAGCGCACCAGGGGTTGTTACTACACAGTGTGTACCACCGCCCGAACGGCTGGGACCATGTGCCCGAAGACAGGCGCATCCCCTGCGGCGAGGCGAGCATGTGGGGCGATTACCACCTGCGCGAAGCGTGCCTGTATGTGCAGCGTGTTGCACAGGGAGAAAAGTACTATGCTTTCTTCGGGAACGGATAA
- a CDS encoding hypothetical protein (possible pseudo, internal stop codon, frameshifted) yields MNPPKPDDTDYIHFLIASQRVFTCTQAARCQPETQGTAAHDAFTRLLAPIPRRCGSQHSSGYTSRRGYDDTLLDQPYAPQMEWVCDHWSGKHRRVVQGICLLTLLWTQGEALVPCDYRVYTKRETKNE; encoded by the coding sequence GTGAACCCACCCAAACCTGATGACACGGACTACATCCACTTCCTCATCGCCAGCCAAAGGGTGTTCACCTGCACCCAAGCCGCCCGATGCCAACCCGAGACACAGGGCACAGCCGCGCACGATGCCTTCACCCGCCTGCTGGCACCGATACCGAGGCGTTGTGGCAGCCAGCACAGCAGTGGATACACAAGCAGAAGGGGATACGACGACACCCTCTTAGACCAGCCCTATGCGCCGCAGATGGAGTGGGTCTGTGACCACTGGAGTGGCAAACACCGTCGCGTGGTCCAAGGCATTTGCCTGTTGACGTTGCTGTGGACACAAGGGGAAGCGCTCGTTCCCTGTGACTATCGGGTGTATACCAAGAGAGAGACGAAGAACGAGTGA
- a CDS encoding hypothetical protein (possible pseudo, internal stop codon): MSWYSGVENLKAIRALGWHFVTRLKSNPDGKGDVPLGTVEIGAQGRIVPLKAFGFVKVFRTVSCNGEVAYWATDD; this comes from the coding sequence ATGAGTTGGTATTCTGGGGTAGAGAACCTGAAGGCGATACGCGCTTTGGGCTGGCACTTTGTGACGAGGCTCAAGAGCAACCCCGACGGGAAAGGGGACGTGCCTCTGGGCACGGTAGAGATCGGTGCGCAGGGTCGGATAGTTCCTCTGAAGGCGTTCGGTTTCGTCAAAGTATTTCGGACAGTTTCCTGCAACGGAGAGGTGGCATACTGGGCGACGGACGACTGA
- a CDS encoding hypothetical protein (possible pseudo, internal stop codon, frameshifted): MTEAQRAQWEQMGWGIEEYHRAVKQCCGVERAQVRQAVCWLGHLQCALRAFLRLESYRLRSGVSWYEAKQRIIRDAIHAYWRHPLSVVQPTA, from the coding sequence ATGACGGAGGCACAGCGTGCGCAGTGGGAACAGATGGGTTGGGGTATAGAGGAATACCATCGTGCTGTGAAGCAGTGTTGCGGGGTGGAGCGCGCGCAGGTTCGGCAGGCGGTGTGTTGGTTGGGGCACTTGCAGTGTGCGTTGCGTGCCTTTTTGCGGTTGGAGTCGTATCGTTTGCGCAGCGGGGTGAGTTGGTATGAGGCGAAGCAGCGCATCATTCGGGATGCGATACATGCATATTGGAGGCATCCCCTCTCTGTCGTGCAGCCAACTGCGTAA
- a CDS encoding putative lipid II flippase MurJ: MTGETHKVARAAAVMMAAIFVSRVLGQLRDTAIAAWFGQNAYTDVYRAAFSIPDLLFFLIAGGALSSSFVPVFTEYLTRGQEEEAWKVFSVVATFMTLVVTGFVLVGEIFARQLVPLVAPGFQPWQLDMTAALTRIVLPAQICFFLGGLMMATLYVRGHFLVPALGPIIYNLGIIAGGWLLGGHLGVAGLSWGALIGAVVGNLLLQMAFLRRVGVRYRFSLHLRHPGVVKVGKLVLPVILGLSLPQVFVLINRVFASLLPPGAVSALDNANKQMQAPLGIFAQAISIAVFPTLSAQAARGDMEAFRRTLVQGVRALWFLTVPISVWMMILSTDIVSILLQYKKFTPDDTRITAEALVFYCIGLFAFSSQAILNRAFYAVQDTVTPVVIGTLTTLVFVPLNWWLIGPLAHKGLALAGSIAAILHVLWMLYALRRKVQIPVGQLWLPFARLVLASLLSGAVGYAARTLLVTTLHEAGLHPKLVSLLAIALVFSAGGGAYLLIARLFRAEEMDIALRALHKRSS, encoded by the coding sequence ATGACTGGAGAGACACACAAGGTCGCCCGCGCCGCGGCGGTGATGATGGCGGCGATTTTCGTCAGCCGCGTGCTCGGGCAGTTGCGAGACACCGCCATCGCCGCCTGGTTCGGTCAAAACGCCTACACCGATGTGTATCGGGCAGCGTTTTCCATTCCCGATTTGCTCTTCTTCCTCATTGCAGGTGGTGCGCTTTCATCCTCTTTTGTGCCCGTGTTTACCGAGTATTTGACGCGCGGTCAGGAGGAGGAGGCGTGGAAGGTCTTTTCGGTGGTGGCTACCTTCATGACGCTGGTGGTGACGGGCTTTGTGCTCGTCGGCGAGATTTTTGCTCGTCAGCTGGTTCCGCTGGTTGCTCCCGGCTTTCAGCCGTGGCAGCTGGATATGACCGCTGCGCTCACGCGCATCGTACTGCCTGCGCAGATATGCTTCTTTCTGGGCGGGCTGATGATGGCAACGCTGTATGTGCGCGGACACTTTCTGGTTCCCGCGCTGGGTCCCATCATCTACAATCTGGGCATCATCGCCGGGGGATGGCTGCTAGGAGGGCATCTGGGGGTTGCCGGGCTGTCGTGGGGTGCGCTGATAGGCGCGGTGGTGGGCAATCTGCTGCTGCAGATGGCTTTCCTGCGTCGGGTGGGCGTGCGTTATCGGTTTAGCCTACACCTCCGGCACCCGGGCGTGGTGAAGGTGGGCAAGCTGGTGCTGCCGGTGATTTTGGGGCTGTCGCTGCCTCAGGTGTTCGTGTTGATTAACCGCGTGTTTGCTTCGCTGTTGCCTCCCGGGGCGGTGTCCGCGCTGGACAACGCCAACAAGCAGATGCAGGCGCCCCTGGGCATCTTCGCACAGGCTATCAGCATCGCGGTGTTCCCCACACTCAGCGCACAAGCGGCGCGAGGCGATATGGAGGCGTTTCGTCGCACCCTGGTGCAGGGGGTGCGTGCGCTATGGTTCCTCACCGTGCCCATTTCCGTGTGGATGATGATACTCTCCACCGACATCGTGTCTATTCTGCTCCAGTATAAGAAGTTTACCCCTGACGACACGCGCATCACCGCCGAGGCGCTGGTGTTCTATTGCATCGGTCTGTTTGCCTTCTCCAGTCAAGCCATCCTGAACCGTGCTTTTTACGCCGTGCAGGATACGGTGACGCCGGTGGTCATCGGCACGCTGACTACGCTCGTGTTCGTGCCGCTCAACTGGTGGCTCATTGGTCCTCTGGCGCATAAAGGGCTTGCGCTGGCAGGTTCCATCGCGGCGATATTGCATGTTCTGTGGATGCTGTACGCTCTGCGGCGCAAGGTGCAGATACCGGTGGGGCAGCTGTGGTTGCCTTTTGCGCGGCTGGTGCTGGCTTCCCTGCTAAGCGGAGCGGTGGGTTACGCGGCGCGGACTCTGCTGGTGACGACTCTTCACGAGGCAGGACTTCACCCCAAGCTGGTATCCCTGCTGGCGATTGCGCTGGTGTTTTCGGCTGGTGGAGGTGCGTATCTGCTGATAGCCCGGCTGTTCCGCGCTGAAGAGATGGACATCGCACTGAGGGCTTTGCACAAACGAAGCAGCTGA
- a CDS encoding hypothetical protein (possible pseudo, frameshifted), producing MIGTFMNTAMVVIGTGVGLTARRFLKPRLRETTMQIIGLMTLMIGVQMSLSEKNPLLPLASLLVGALIGEGLDIEGKLDALGRRLTATLQQRGGEHLQSGVS from the coding sequence ATGATCGGCACCTTCATGAATACAGCCATGGTGGTTATCGGCACGGGCGTAGGGCTCACGGCGCGGCGGTTCCTGAAGCCGCGCCTGCGCGAAACCACCATGCAAATCATCGGTTTGATGACGCTGATGATTGGGGTGCAGATGAGCCTGAGCGAGAAAAACCCCCTTTTACCTCTGGCGAGCCTGCTGGTTGGCGCACTCATTGGCGAAGGGCTGGATATCGAGGGCAAGCTGGACGCGCTTGGGCGACGCCTTACAGCAACGCTTCAGCAACGAGGGGGGGAGCACCTTCAGTCAGGCGTTTCGTAA
- a CDS encoding long-chain-fatty-acid--CoA ligase, whose amino-acid sequence MNLFGMLLQTTQRNPDQTALIFRDKSISYAQLLGAVSGVAKGLKELGIEKGDRVAILLPNMPQFVMAYYACQALGAIAVPANPLLKPDELRYIYNDAGVKAAVTIPMLADVLRAVKPEVPSLQHLLLAGGEAPDFLPFDALWQQPAPVPTPPELNPREHPAVFLYTSGTTGFPKGCMLSHRNLIANCESCVPVLEMVPADNFVTVLPLFHAFAGTVCMHLSIHVGCTSTLLERFTPDGVLEAIEKHRCTIFPAVPTMFAAILHFPLPREYDLSSLRICVSGGAPMPVAVMEAFEKRFNVVIVEGDGPTECSPVTAVNPPRGVRKPGSIGLPIPGVEMKIFDDNDNEVPVGELGEIVVRGENVMLGYYNQPEATAEAMRSGWYHTGDIGKMDEDGYFYILDRKKDMIIVGGLNVYPREVEEVLHAHPAVAEAAVVGEYDELRGEAPVAYVVLKPGAQATEREMIRYCRQRLANFKVPRRVIFRESLPKSGTGKILKRLLRKELEQEQGASAG is encoded by the coding sequence ATGAATCTTTTCGGAATGCTTTTACAAACCACCCAGCGCAATCCCGATCAAACTGCTCTTATCTTCCGTGATAAGTCTATCTCTTACGCACAGCTGCTCGGCGCGGTGAGCGGGGTCGCGAAGGGGCTGAAGGAACTCGGCATTGAAAAGGGCGACAGGGTGGCGATTCTGCTCCCCAACATGCCGCAGTTCGTGATGGCATATTACGCCTGCCAGGCACTGGGCGCGATTGCTGTGCCCGCCAATCCCTTGCTGAAGCCCGACGAACTACGCTACATCTACAACGACGCCGGTGTGAAAGCAGCGGTGACGATACCGATGCTGGCGGATGTGCTTCGGGCGGTGAAGCCGGAGGTTCCTTCCCTACAGCATCTGTTGCTGGCAGGGGGTGAAGCTCCTGACTTCCTGCCTTTCGACGCCCTGTGGCAGCAGCCTGCACCGGTGCCCACTCCACCCGAGCTCAACCCGCGTGAGCATCCTGCTGTGTTTCTTTACACCTCCGGCACGACGGGCTTTCCCAAAGGGTGTATGCTCAGCCACCGCAACCTGATTGCCAACTGCGAATCGTGCGTGCCCGTGCTGGAGATGGTGCCTGCGGATAACTTCGTGACCGTGTTGCCGCTGTTCCATGCTTTCGCGGGCACGGTATGCATGCATCTCTCTATCCACGTAGGCTGTACCAGCACGCTGCTGGAGCGATTCACTCCCGACGGTGTGCTGGAGGCGATAGAGAAGCACCGTTGCACCATCTTTCCCGCCGTGCCGACGATGTTTGCCGCCATCCTGCATTTCCCGTTGCCGCGCGAGTACGACCTGTCCTCCCTGCGCATCTGCGTGTCGGGCGGTGCGCCGATGCCGGTGGCGGTCATGGAAGCCTTCGAGAAGCGGTTCAACGTGGTGATTGTGGAGGGGGATGGACCCACGGAGTGTTCGCCGGTTACCGCGGTGAACCCGCCACGAGGGGTGCGCAAGCCGGGCAGCATCGGGCTACCCATCCCCGGCGTGGAGATGAAAATCTTCGACGACAACGACAACGAGGTTCCGGTGGGTGAACTGGGCGAGATCGTGGTGCGCGGCGAAAACGTGATGCTGGGCTACTATAACCAGCCCGAAGCCACCGCTGAAGCCATGCGCAGCGGATGGTACCACACCGGCGACATCGGTAAAATGGACGAGGATGGCTATTTCTACATCCTCGACCGCAAGAAAGACATGATTATCGTGGGTGGATTGAACGTCTACCCCCGTGAGGTGGAGGAGGTGCTGCACGCTCACCCGGCGGTCGCGGAGGCGGCGGTGGTCGGCGAGTATGACGAGCTGCGCGGTGAGGCTCCAGTGGCTTACGTGGTGCTGAAACCGGGAGCACAGGCGACCGAGCGTGAGATGATTCGCTACTGCCGCCAGCGGCTGGCGAATTTCAAGGTACCGCGGCGTGTGATATTCCGCGAGTCGCTGCCCAAGTCGGGCACGGGTAAAATCCTCAAGCGGCTGTTGCGTAAGGAACTCGAGCAGGAGCAGGGCGCCAGCGCAGGATGA
- a CDS encoding oxidoreductase: MALEQWGIGIVGLGGIANIHLTAYRNLALKVVGGADIDPERVQRMQAKWELPIATTDVESLIAHPEVKIVDVAAPHFLHVREPIFRWAAKYGKALFVQKPLEQYYENARKLVQIAEEAGIPLMANQNSVFVPGFQVVERYLREGTIGTPYYCQIENRNWYDLSGHPFYGKQERWVLSDMGVHHLALVVHWFGSWRSAYAIMGRDPSQKGIVGDTWNVMNIRFENGMQACILNNWCYRGHLPRPHSVEEVVIQGDKGAITGTSEEVVIVTADPPAEIRPRFTGKWFPDAFSNAISHYIRSLEEGKPYLCSGRHNLQVVALIEAGYRSVQEGREVTRKEIMGDDA; this comes from the coding sequence GTGGCACTCGAGCAATGGGGTATCGGCATCGTCGGTTTGGGCGGTATCGCCAACATACACCTGACCGCTTACCGCAATCTGGCACTGAAGGTCGTGGGCGGCGCAGATATTGACCCCGAGCGCGTCCAGAGGATGCAGGCGAAATGGGAACTGCCCATCGCCACTACCGATGTGGAGTCTCTCATCGCCCATCCCGAAGTGAAGATTGTGGATGTGGCGGCGCCGCATTTCTTGCACGTGCGCGAACCCATTTTCCGCTGGGCAGCAAAGTACGGCAAAGCGCTGTTCGTGCAGAAGCCGCTGGAGCAGTACTACGAAAATGCCAGAAAACTGGTGCAAATCGCCGAAGAGGCGGGCATCCCGCTGATGGCCAACCAGAACTCGGTATTTGTGCCCGGTTTTCAGGTGGTAGAGCGGTATCTCCGTGAGGGAACTATCGGCACGCCGTACTACTGCCAGATAGAGAACCGCAACTGGTATGACCTGAGCGGGCACCCCTTCTACGGCAAGCAGGAGCGCTGGGTGCTCAGCGATATGGGAGTGCATCATCTCGCGCTGGTGGTGCACTGGTTCGGCAGCTGGCGGAGCGCATACGCCATCATGGGGCGCGACCCTTCCCAAAAAGGCATTGTCGGCGACACCTGGAACGTGATGAACATCCGCTTCGAGAACGGCATGCAGGCGTGTATCCTCAACAACTGGTGCTATCGCGGGCACCTGCCACGCCCGCACTCCGTGGAAGAGGTGGTGATTCAGGGGGACAAGGGTGCCATCACAGGCACCAGCGAGGAGGTGGTCATCGTGACTGCCGACCCGCCTGCCGAGATACGTCCTCGTTTCACTGGCAAATGGTTCCCCGACGCTTTCAGCAACGCCATATCGCACTACATCCGCTCTCTGGAGGAGGGCAAGCCTTACCTGTGCAGCGGCAGGCACAACCTGCAGGTGGTTGCGCTGATTGAGGCGGGCTACCGCTCGGTGCAGGAAGGGCGCGAGGTGACCCGTAAAGAGATAATGGGTGACGATGCTTGA